The sequence below is a genomic window from Chloroflexota bacterium.
TGGATCGACGAGCGGCGGGTGACGATGGAGATCCTGACGGGGATCAAGCGGGCGGGCGCTGACCTGATCATCAGCTACCACGCCCGGGAGGCAGCAGCCTGGCTCAGCGAGTAGGTCGTGGATCGTGGATCGTGGATCGTGGATCGTGGATCGTGGATCGTGGATCGTGGATCGTGGATCGTGGATCGTGGATCGTGGATCGTGGATCGTGGATCGTGGATCGTGGA
It includes:
- a CDS encoding phosphotransferase: MDRGSWIVDRGSWIVDRGSWIVDRGSWIVDRGSWIV